One window of the Salvia splendens isolate huo1 chromosome 1, SspV2, whole genome shotgun sequence genome contains the following:
- the LOC121809449 gene encoding receptor-like serine/threonine-protein kinase At2g45590, protein MPPPPLLTPLLAAASVVALIFASVVLYRKITRKRTVPADLMKPPFPPHRFSYSLLRTSTNSFAAANRLGQGGFGSVFKGVLPSGQEIAVKLMSEASIQGDREFQNELSLASRIDAACCPNVVCALGFSTSDAAVAAPCGFLQFVRRRKRREKKLVLVYEYMRNGSLQDALLDRKCAELVNWGKRFSIILSIAKGLDYLHFSCDLPIIHGDIKPSNILLDSNFDAKIADFGLAQVLSKSEEMVEMFVEEDEDEEKKIHKKGDDYCSIIEENESFVTEDAVVVNVEQSPDSYCVRIIDAEEAAAAASPSELVEKEGSVSEGILDRISVESGNRKGAIGAGKSDAAGDWWWKQENVGGLSDSGRVKDYVMEWIGSEISKERPKKEWIRSKSSINEESKAETKKQGKKLEWWASLDRDAMRKERKNRKPREWWKEEFCDELSKKKKKKKRGLKSDNNEGEMWWQRDDDGVSEKKRRRNSRGSRTSIDRWLDGFSGEFRAGRRNSQDWTNGDIPKSGGISSTPSMRGTVCYIAPEYGGGAQVSDKCDVYSFGVLVLVLVSGRRPLQVTASPMSEFERANLISWARQLALNGKLLDLVDSSIQSLDREEATLCITIALLCLQRAPNKRPSMKEIVEMLCGKSEPPHLPFEFSPSPPSSFPFRSRKKAR, encoded by the coding sequence atgccgccgccgccgctcctCACGCCGCTgctcgccgccgcctccgtggTGGCGCTTATCTTCGCATCCGTCGTCCTCTACCGGAAGATCACCCGCAAGAGGACCGTTCCGGCAGATCTGATGAAGCCTCCGTTTCCGCCGCATCGCTTCTCCTACTCGCTCCTCCGCACCTCCACCAACTCGTTCGCCGCCGCCAACCGCCTCGGACAGGGCGGCTTCGGCTCCGTCTTCAAAGGAGTCCTCCCCTCCGGCCAGGAAATCGCGGTCAAGCTCATGAGCGAGGCCTCCATCCAGGGCGACCGCGAGTTCCAGAACGAGCTCTCCCTCGCCTCACGCATCGACGCCGCCTGCTGCCCTAACGTCGTCTGCGCGCTCGGATTCTCCACCTCCGACGCCGCCGTCGCCGCACCCTGCGGTTTTCTTCAATTCGTCCGCCGgagaaagaggagagagaagaagcTAGTCCTCGTGTACGAGTACATGCGGAACGGAAGCTTGCAGGATGCGCTGCTGGACCGGAAATGCGCGGAGCTCGTGAATTGGGGGAAACGGTTTTCGATTATACTTTCAATCGCAAAAGGTCTCGATTATCTGCATTTCTCCTGCGATCTGCCTATCATTCACGGCGATATCAAGCCTTCCAACATACTGCTCGACTCCAATTTCGACGCGAAGATCGCCGATTTCGGATTGGCGCAGGTGCTGAGCAAATCGGAGGAGATGGTGGAGATGTTCGTCGAGGAGGATGAGGACGAGGAGAAGAAGATTCATAAGAAAGGCGATGATTACTGCTCGATAATCGAGGAAAACGAGAGTTTCGTGACGGAGGATGCTGTGGTTGTGAATGTGGAGCAATCGCCGGATTCCTATTGTGTGAGGATAATTGATGCGGAggaagcggcggcggcggcgtccCCATCTGAGCTTGTGGAGAAGGAGGGCAGTGTTTCGGAAGGGATTTTAGATCGGATTAGTGTTGAGAGTGGGAACAGAAAAGGAGCAATTGGAGCAGGCAAGAGCGACGCCGCCGGAGATTGGTGGTGGAAGCAGGAAAATGTGGGCGGTTTATCGGATTCCGGCAGGGTAAAGGACTACGTAATGGAGTGGATTGGGAGCGAGATCAGTAAGGAGAGGCCTAAGAAGGAGTGGATCAGGTCGAAAAGCTCCATCAACGAAGAATCGAAAGCAGAGACAAagaagcaggggaagaagctcGAATGGTGGGCTTCATTAGATAGGGATGCAATGAGGAAGGAGAGAAAGAATAGGAAGCCACGGGAATGGTGGAAGGAGGAGTTTTGCGACGAGCTGtccaagaagaaaaagaagaagaaaagggggcTAAAATCGGATAACAACGAGGGCGAAATGTGGTGGCAGAGGGATGACGATGGAGTGtcggagaagaagaggaggaggaacaGTCGTGGCAGCCGTACCAGCATTGACCGGTGGCTCGACGGTTTCAGCGGCGAGTTTCGTGCAGGGAGGAGGAACAGTCAAGATTGGACTAATGGTGACATCCCAAAGAGTGGTGGGATTAGTAGCACACCTAGTATGAGGGGTACTGTGTGCTACATTGCTCCCGAGTACGGGGGCGGAGCGCAGGTCTCGGATAAGTGCGACGTCTATAGCTTCGGGGTGctggtgttggtgttggtgtcGGGGAGGAGGCCCTTGCAGGTCACGGCCTCGCCCATGTCAGAGTTTGAGAGGGCTAATCTGATATCATGGGCGAGGCAATTAGCCTTGAACGGGAAGCTCTTGGATCTCGTGGATTCAAGTATACAGTCGTTGGACAGAGAAGAGGCGACGTTGTGCATCACCATCGCCCTTCTCTGCTTGCAACGGGCGCCTAATAAGCGTCCGTCTATGAAGGAGATCGTGGAGATGCTCTGTGGCAAGTCTGAGCCACCCCACTTGCCGTTCGAGTTCTCTCCATCGCCACCTTCAAGTTTCCCTTTCAGGTCGAGGAAAAAGGCCCGGTGA
- the LOC121809459 gene encoding UTP:RNA uridylyltransferase 1-like, whose translation MSGRGGDAPLPNGGEFLLQLLRNKQSDSVHPIFPPPPQQQQTFSQDPAVAAVGPTIPTFPPPHASFPPSNGADFAFPPWSHLPSLPFTQQNYFQQNPNPNPNFSTPSPPSQFDLQLRRVSPGDGARNLGLYGDNSKPSAPNLIFGSLNQDVLKNGAVNDLEPSFYRTTENRFPQSSIEANSNVLRAQTLERNRNSNDRLQQGDSGRVAAPPPGFSSNFKNVRPMEHGYGRRTPDLNGDKGKGNAAHSYNSDRLINQLDSPGLPAGSSLHSASNFGIEESMKQLSVGDGEESRRSGEDKANNHGSEIEVLEDLVDSLGIEDQSGEKNAKKKHIRDKNYRSDDRGKWIMAQRMRNHKRHTTCRNDINMLNAPLLALFESLIPSDEEKLKQKQLLTLLENLVRKEWPNARLFLYGSCANSFGFPKSDVDVCLQMDLGDIEKSEVLLKLAKIFESDNLQNVQALTRARVPIVKLMDPVTGISCDICINNVLAVVNTKLLHDYARIDIRLRQLAFIVKHWAKSRGVNVTYQGTLSSYAYVLMCIHFLQQRRPSILPCLQGMQFTYYVTVEKVECSYFDQVEKLQNFGAQNRESVAQLVWGFFHYWAYCHDYANDVISVRTGSMISKRSKDWTRRVGNDRHLICIEDPFEVSHDLGRVVDKHSIRVLREEFERAAEIMQYDPNPCVTLFEPYNPN comes from the exons ATGAGCGGTCGAGGAGGCGACGCGCCGCTTCCGAATGGCGGGGAGTTCCTCCTCCAACTACTGCGTAATAAGCAATCGGATTCCGTACATCCTATTTTCCCGCCACCGCCTCAGCAGCAGCAGACTTTCTCACAGGACCCTGCCGTCGCGGCGGTCGGCCCCACAATCCCCACCTTTCCGCCGCCGCACGCCTCCTTCCCTCCGTCGAACGGCGCCGATTTCGCCTTCCCTCCGTGGAGCCACCTCCCATCCCTGCCTTTCACTCAGCAGAATTACTTCCAGCAAAACCCTAATCCGAACCCTAATTTCTCCACGCCGTCTCCCCCATCTCAATTCGATCTTCAGCTGAGGCGCGTCTCGCCGGGTGATGGAGCGAGGAATTTAGGGCTCTACGGGGATAATTCGAAGCCAAGCGCGCCGAATCTGATATTTGGGTCTCTGAATCAGGATGTTTTGAAAAATGGTGCCGTCAATGATTTAGAGCCGTCCTTTTATAGAACGACTGAGAATAGGTTTCCGCAGAGTTCAATTGAGGCAAATAGTAATGTATTGAGAGCTCAGACGCTAGAAAGGAACAGGAATAGTAATGACAGGCTGCAGCAGGGAGATTCTGGAAGGGTGGCAGCTCCTCCTCCCGGTTTTTCGAGTAATTTCAAGAATGTGAGGCCGATGGAGCATGGTTATGGGAGGAGGACTCCTGATCTGAATGGGGATAAGGGTAAGGGTAATGCTGCTCATTCCTATAACAGTGACAGGTTAATCAATCAGCTCGATTCGCCTGGTTTGCCAGCGGGCAGCAGCCTCCACTCTGCCTCGAATTTTGGTATCGAGGAGTCTATGAAGCAACTCAGTGTTGGGGATGGTGAAGAGTCTAGACGCAGTGGGGAGGATAAGGCTAACAACCATGGTTCTGAGATAGAAGTTTTGGAGGATCTGGTGGATTCTTTAGGAATTGAAGATCAATCCGGTGAGAAGAATGCTAAAAAGAAGCATATCCGTGACAAG AATTATCGATCTGATGACAGAGGAAAGTGGATAATGGCACAGAGGATGAGGAATCATAAAAGGCATACAACCTGTCGAAATGACATAAACATGCTTAATGCTCCACTTTTGGCATTGTTCGAATCTTTGATCCCATCTGATGAAGAAAAGCTGAAGCAAAAGCAATTGTTAACTCTATTGGAGAACCTTGTTCGCAAAGAGTGGCCTAATGCCCGCTTGTTCCTTTATGGATCATGTGCCAACTCATTTGGTTTTCCAAAAAGTGATGTTGATGTTTGCCTTCAAATGGATCTTGGGGATATTGAAAAGTCTGAGGTCTTGCTAAAGCTGGCAAAAATATTCGAGTCAGACAATCTGCAGAATGTACAG GCACTTACACGTGCCAGAGTTCCTATAGTGAAGCTCATGGATCCAGTCACGGGCATATCCTGTGACATTTGTATAAACAACGTGCTGGCTGTTGTAAATACTAAGCTGCTTCATGATTATGCGCGGATAGATATAAGACTTCGTCAGTTGGCATTCATTGTGAAACACTGGGCTAAATCACGAGGAGTCAATGTGACTTACCAAGGAACACTCTCGAGTTATGC GTATGTGTTGATGTGCATTCATTTCTTACAACAGCGCAGACCTTCCATTCTTCCATGCTTGCAG GGAATGCAGTTTACATATTATGTAACTGTGGAGAAAGTGGAATGTTCATATTTTGACCAAGTGGAGAAGCTTCAAAATTTCGGGGCACAGAATCGGGAAAGTGTTGCTCAGCTAGTATGGGGCTTTTTCCATTACTGGGCTTATTGTCATGATTATGCAAATGATGTTATATCAGTTCGCACCGGAAGCATGATCAG CAAGAGAAGCAAGGACTGGACTAGGAGGGTTGGGAACGACCGTCACTTGATATGCATCGAGGATCCATTTGAGGTGTCTCATGATCTCGGCAGGGTGGTGGACAAACACAGTATTAGGGTCCTGCGCGAGGAGTTCGAACGTgctgcagaaatcatgcaataCGATCCTAATCCTTGTGTAACTTTGTTTGAGCCTTATAATCCTAACTAG
- the LOC121809468 gene encoding agamous-like MADS-box protein MADS3, whose amino-acid sequence MGRGRVELKRIENKINRQVTFSKRRNGLLKKAYELSVLCEAEVALIIFSSRGKLYEFATTSTTETLERYHRCSLNHQENSGEGETQSWYQEFSKLKAKYESLQRTQRHLLGENLGTLSHKELQNLEKQLEGALVQARQRKKHILMEEMEELGRKERQIGDMNKQLKIRVSLEMSSVEAEDQQRTGALSLPWNEGGDAATSAGTSGFPLLATPPEVEPEPILQIGYNHYNVGEGSSAAVDTNFMQGWTL is encoded by the exons ATGGGGAGAGGGAGAGTTGAATTGAAGAGAATTGAGAACAAGATAAACAGACAGGTGACATTTTCAAAGAGAAGAAATGGGCTTCTCAAGAAAGCTTATGAGCTTTCTGTGCTTTGTGAAGCTGAGGTTGCCCTCATTATCTTCTCCAGCAGAGGCAAGCTCTATGAGTTTGCAACTACTAG CACGACCGAGACCCTTGAACGTTACCATCGTTGCTCTTTAAATCATCAAGAAAATAGTGGGGAAGGAGAAACACAG AGTTGGTACCAGGAGTTCTCAAAATTGAAGGCCAAGTATGAATCTCTTCAAAGAACTCAAAG GCATCTGCTCGGTGAAAATTTGGGAACATTGAGCCACAAGGAGTTGCAAAATCTTGAAAAACAACTTGAAGGAGCTCTTGTCCAAGCCAGGCAAAGGAAG AAACATATTTTGATGGAAGAAATGGAAGAGTTAGGCAGAAAG GAAAGGCAGATAGGAGACATGAACAAGCAGCTCAAGATTAGAGTGTCACTTGAAATGTCCTCG GTAGAGGCAGAAGACCAACAACGTACGGGAGCCCTTTCGTTGCCATGGAACGAAGGTGGCGATGCCGCTACATCAGCTGGAACCAGTGGCTTTCCCCTCCTTGCAACACCTCCGGAAGTTGAACCAGAACCTATTTTACAGATAGG GTATAATCACTACAATGTTGGAGAAGGATCATCTGCTGCTGTGGACACTAATTTCATGCAAGGATGGACTCTTTGA